One window from the genome of Zea mays cultivar B73 unplaced genomic scaffold, Zm-B73-REFERENCE-NAM-5.0 scaffold_222, whole genome shotgun sequence encodes:
- the LOC118474116 gene encoding probable methyltransferase PMT14 — protein MYGNGSLFCCNGRLFCCNGRCPALLLKVQRTVKGMRWKTLLANHEDGPNVPEKVLFAVKRYWTAAGEGTAAEEKTPGSSSVAGDGGGRLAAFSLCRLFQNA, from the coding sequence ATGTACGGGAACGGGAGTCTGTTTTGTTGCAACGGCCGCCTGTTTTGTTGCAACGGCCGCTGTCCTGCACTCCTGCTCAAGGTGCAGAGGACGGTGAAGGGGATGCGGTGGAAGACGCTGCTAGCAAACCATGAGGACGGCCCCAACGTGCCTGAGAAGGTGCTCTTCGCTGTCAAGCGGTACTGGACAGCCGCCGGCGAAGGCACGGCAGCAGAGGAGAAGACGCCGGGCAGCTCTTCAGTAGCAGGTGATGGAGGTGGACGGCTGGCTGCTTTCAGTTTGTGTCGCCTTTTTCAGAACGCTTGA
- the LOC103649426 gene encoding SKP1-like protein 1, with product MGEKKMLTLRSSDCEEFEVEEAVLMKSEIIRFMIEDDCSDNVIPLPNVNSKTLALVIEYCNKHVHDAAKPADAAETTNASSAGGGGEVDLKKWDAEFGKVAPATLFDRVELPFFIRVELPFFDPIRATRMPKMKESEKRKTRFDKGITLNKSVDPPMND from the exons ATGGGTGAGAAGAAGATGCTTACGCTGAGGAGCTCCGACTGCGAGGAGTTCGAGGTGGAGGAGGCGGTGTTGATGAAGTCAGAGATCATTCGCTTCATGATCGAGGACGACTGCTCCGACAACGTCATCCCGCTCCCCAACGTCAATTCCAAGACTCTCGCCCTAGTCATCGAGTACTGCAACAAGCACGTCCACGACGCCGCCAAGCCCGCCGACGCCGCGGAGACCACCAACGCCTCATCAGCTGGGGGCGGCGGCGAGGTCGACCTCAAAAAGTGGGACGCGGAGTTCGGCAAGGTTGCGCCGGCGACGCTCTTCGACAGAGTAGAGCTGCCATTCTTCATCAGAGTAGAGCTGCCATTCTTTGATCCAATTAGGGCCACCAGAATGCCAAAGATGAAG GAAAGCGAGAAGCGAAAAACCCGGTTCGACAAAGGAATAACCCTAAATAAATCCGTTGATCCACCAATGAACGATTGA
- the LOC118474115 gene encoding SKP1-like protein 1 gives MAEKKMLTLRSSDCEEFEVEEAVLMKSEIIRFMIEDDCADNVIPLANVNSKTLALVIEYCNKHVHADAAETTSASSAGGGGEVDLKKWDAEFVKVAPATLFDLIMAANYLDIKGLQGLTCRAVVDMIQGKSPEEIRKTFNIKNDLTKEEEDAIRSENSWAFDPLPVRSSGPRWLLLALISIASLLVCSYLLI, from the coding sequence ATGGCTGAGAAGAAGATGCTTACGCTGAGGAGCTCCGACTGCGAGGAGTTCGAGGTGGAGGAGGCGGTGTTGATGAAGTCAGAGATCATTCGCTTCATGATCGAGGACGACTGCGCCGACAACGTCATCCCGCTCGCCAACGTGAATTCCAAGACTCTCGCCCTGGTCATCGAGTACTGCAACAAGCACGTCCACGCCGACGCCGCGGAGACCACCAGCGCCTCATCAGCTGGGGGCGGCGGCGAGGTCGACCTCAAGAAGTGGGACGCGGAGTTCGTCAAGGTCGCGCCGGCGACGCTCTTCGACCTCATCATGGCTGCCAACTATCTCGACATCAAGGGGTTGCAGGGCCTGACCTGCCGGGCGGTGGTCGACATGATCCAGGGCAAGTCACCGGAGGAGATCCGCAAGACCTTCAACATCAAGAACGACTTAACCAAAGAGGAGGAGGACGCGATCCGTAGCGAGAACTCCTGGGCCTTCGACCCGCTCCCCGTCCGTAGTAGTGGACCGCGGTGGTTACTGTTAGCTTTGATCTCGATTGCTAGTTTGCTCGTCTGCAGTTATCTTCTGATCTGA